One Niallia circulans DNA segment encodes these proteins:
- a CDS encoding DgaE family pyridoxal phosphate-dependent ammonia lyase gives MGNSLNAKYGLKRVINASGRMSILGVSAPTDTVMDAMKKGGQNYVEIADLVDKAGDHVAKILGSEAAVIVNSASSGIALSVAAIVTQGNRRKSERLHQEDIPKSDIIMLKGHNVQYGAPVETMIYLGGGKLVEVGYANEGKAEHIEDAISENTAAILYVKSHHAVQKNMISVEEAWEVAKRNEIPLIVDAAAEEDLQKYVNFSDLAIYSGSKAIEGPTSGIVGGKRIYMEWLKTQLHGIGRSMKVGKEATFGLLQALDEYGNKEDKSEQEKEALQILMSLNKLDGVSVTIVQDEAGRAIFRARIQIDANKVQLTAKEVNTRLREGEVAVYTRDYGVSQGYFDIDPRPLQHDDIQVIESKLREIVGGK, from the coding sequence ATGGGGAATTCATTGAATGCTAAATATGGGCTTAAGCGTGTAATTAATGCAAGTGGGCGAATGAGTATCTTAGGTGTGTCAGCACCAACTGATACGGTGATGGATGCCATGAAGAAAGGTGGACAAAACTATGTGGAGATCGCAGATTTAGTCGATAAAGCAGGTGATCATGTTGCAAAAATTCTAGGTTCAGAGGCAGCTGTGATCGTGAACTCGGCATCAAGCGGGATTGCTCTTTCTGTTGCAGCAATTGTAACACAGGGCAATCGCCGTAAAAGTGAGCGACTTCATCAAGAGGATATTCCGAAAAGTGACATCATCATGCTGAAGGGTCACAATGTACAGTACGGAGCACCTGTGGAAACGATGATTTATTTAGGCGGTGGTAAGCTTGTTGAGGTTGGCTATGCCAATGAAGGCAAAGCGGAGCATATTGAAGATGCCATTTCTGAAAACACAGCAGCTATCCTCTATGTCAAATCACATCATGCCGTTCAAAAAAATATGATTTCTGTTGAGGAAGCATGGGAGGTTGCCAAACGGAATGAAATTCCACTTATCGTTGATGCAGCGGCAGAAGAGGACCTGCAAAAATATGTGAATTTCTCTGACCTTGCGATCTACAGTGGTTCCAAGGCGATCGAAGGACCAACTTCAGGTATTGTTGGTGGCAAGCGAATCTATATGGAGTGGCTAAAGACTCAATTACATGGGATTGGACGAAGTATGAAAGTCGGGAAAGAAGCAACATTCGGCTTACTTCAGGCACTTGATGAATACGGCAATAAAGAAGACAAAAGCGAACAAGAGAAAGAAGCATTGCAAATATTAATGTCACTTAATAAGCTTGATGGCGTTAGCGTAACGATTGTTCAGGATGAAGCGGGCCGTGCCATTTTCCGTGCCAGAATTCAAATTGATGCTAATAAAGTTCAATTAACAGCAAAAGAAGTGAATACAAGACTGCGAGAGGGTGAGGTTGCCGTCTATACACGTGATTATGGTGTGAGCCAGGGCTATTTCGATATCGATCCCCGTCCGCTGCAGCATGATGATATTCAGGTAATTGAATCTAAGCTACGTGAAATAGTGGGAGGAAAATAA
- a CDS encoding amidohydrolase/deacetylase family metallohydrolase, with protein sequence MKDFVLHHVKRLNGEEIDIVINDGKIVQLMPAGTGLGEHMIDCSGVYVSSGWIDLHVHAFPEFDPYGDEIDKIGVNQGVTTIVDAGSCGADRISEMAASRQKAKTNVFAFLNISSIGLQRVDELSRLEWIDKTKVLQAVNDYKELIVGLKARISKSVVCDNGIEPLRIARTLSNKTTLPLMVHIGSGPPFIDEIIPLLEKRDIITHYLNGKQNNLFDTQGKPLQVLKNAIERGVHLDVGHGTASFSFKVAQSAKRHHIGLNTISTDIYRNNRINGPVYSLANVLTKFLSLGYSLEEVIMAVTKNAANWLKKPELACIKVGAVANLTLFTVRNEPITLTDSEGEKREAKQRIETKGVVINGEFIEC encoded by the coding sequence ATGAAAGATTTCGTATTACATCATGTAAAGAGATTAAATGGAGAGGAAATCGATATTGTCATTAATGACGGTAAAATTGTCCAACTCATGCCTGCAGGAACTGGACTTGGCGAGCATATGATAGATTGTTCAGGTGTTTATGTATCAAGTGGTTGGATCGATTTACATGTCCATGCATTTCCTGAATTTGATCCGTACGGTGATGAAATTGATAAAATCGGAGTAAATCAAGGTGTGACGACAATTGTTGATGCTGGTAGCTGTGGTGCAGATCGAATCTCTGAGATGGCTGCAAGCAGACAAAAAGCAAAAACAAATGTATTTGCATTTTTGAACATTTCCTCTATTGGTTTACAAAGAGTCGATGAATTATCCAGATTAGAATGGATCGATAAGACAAAAGTTCTACAAGCAGTAAACGATTATAAGGAATTAATCGTTGGCTTAAAGGCACGGATTAGCAAAAGCGTGGTTTGTGATAATGGGATTGAACCCTTAAGGATTGCACGAACACTTTCAAATAAAACAACATTGCCGTTAATGGTGCATATCGGTTCTGGTCCACCATTCATCGATGAAATTATTCCTCTCCTAGAGAAAAGAGATATCATTACACATTATCTCAATGGGAAACAAAATAATCTATTCGATACACAAGGGAAACCGCTCCAAGTGTTAAAAAATGCCATTGAACGCGGTGTGCACTTAGATGTTGGGCATGGTACAGCAAGCTTTTCCTTTAAAGTTGCACAATCGGCAAAACGTCATCACATTGGGTTAAATACAATTAGTACAGATATTTATCGAAACAATCGGATAAACGGTCCTGTCTATAGCTTGGCTAATGTTCTAACAAAATTCCTTTCTTTAGGATATTCGCTGGAGGAAGTAATCATGGCAGTTACGAAAAATGCTGCTAACTGGTTAAAAAAACCGGAGCTTGCTTGCATAAAGGTTGGTGCTGTTGCGAATTTGACCCTTTTTACTGTTCGGAATGAACCGATTACACTCACTGATTCTGAAGGTGAAAAGCGGGAAGCGAAGCAAAGAATAGAAACAAAAGGAGTGGTTATAAATGGGGAATTCATTGAATGCTAA